The [Eubacterium] siraeum genome contains a region encoding:
- a CDS encoding AAA family ATPase, translating into MSVKISSLEIENVKRVKAVQLTPAENGLMIIGGKNNQGKTSVLDAIAWALGGDRLKPSQAVREGSVIPPHMEVTLSNGIKVVRSGNNSTLKVIDPDGNKGGQQLLNEFVEQFALDLPKFLGQSSKEKADTLLRIIGVCDKLYELETEEQKLYNQRHTIGQIADQKKKYAKEMPVFADAPKEFVSATELIRQQQDILARNGENQRKRQLREQYDRELELARKAYEEAQARLETATANAETAHRDAEDLADESTAELEQSIADIEQINAKVRANLDREKAELDAEAYKTQYIQLTEEIQSVRKAKTDLLDGADLPLEGLSVDNGELTYNGFKWDNMSGSEQLKVATAIVRKLNPNCGFVLIDKLEQMDTDTLNDFGRWLESEGLQAIATRVSTGDECSIIIEDGYSKPVEKKETTTWKAGTF; encoded by the coding sequence ATGTCAGTAAAAATCAGTTCGCTTGAAATTGAAAATGTCAAGCGAGTAAAAGCGGTACAGTTAACGCCTGCCGAGAACGGTCTTATGATAATCGGCGGTAAGAACAATCAGGGCAAGACATCGGTACTTGACGCTATCGCATGGGCACTCGGCGGTGACAGGCTGAAACCGTCACAGGCTGTGCGGGAAGGCTCTGTGATTCCGCCACACATGGAAGTTACGCTCAGCAACGGTATAAAGGTAGTCAGGAGCGGCAATAACAGTACGCTCAAGGTTATTGATCCGGACGGCAACAAGGGCGGTCAGCAGCTGCTCAACGAATTTGTAGAACAGTTTGCGCTTGATCTTCCTAAGTTTCTTGGTCAGTCAAGTAAGGAAAAGGCGGATACGCTACTCAGAATAATCGGTGTATGCGATAAGCTGTACGAACTTGAAACCGAAGAACAGAAGCTGTACAATCAGCGTCACACTATCGGTCAGATAGCGGATCAGAAGAAGAAATACGCTAAGGAAATGCCGGTATTCGCAGATGCTCCGAAAGAGTTTGTGTCAGCAACCGAGCTTATCAGACAGCAGCAGGATATTCTTGCAAGAAACGGCGAAAATCAGCGTAAAAGACAGCTCAGAGAGCAGTACGACAGAGAACTTGAGTTGGCTCGGAAGGCATACGAAGAAGCACAGGCAAGACTTGAAACAGCAACGGCAAACGCAGAAACCGCACATCGTGACGCTGAAGACCTTGCAGACGAGAGCACGGCAGAGCTTGAACAGAGTATAGCAGACATTGAGCAGATAAACGCAAAGGTCCGTGCAAATCTTGACCGTGAAAAAGCTGAGCTTGACGCTGAAGCGTATAAAACTCAGTATATACAGCTTACCGAAGAAATACAGTCTGTCAGAAAAGCTAAAACAGATCTTCTTGACGGTGCAGACTTACCGCTTGAGGGCTTGTCGGTAGATAACGGCGAGCTTACATACAACGGTTTTAAATGGGATAATATGTCCGGTTCGGAACAGCTCAAGGTTGCGACCGCAATTGTCCGCAAGCTCAATCCTAATTGCGGATTTGTGCTTATAGACAAGCTGGAACAGATGGATACCGATACGCTGAACGACTTTGGCAGATGGCTTGAAAGCGAGGGCTTACAGGCAATCGCCACAAGAGTAAGCACGGGTGACGAGTGCAGTATCATAATCGAGGACGGCTATTCAAAGCCGGTTGAAAAGAAAGAAACTACAACATGGAAGGCAGGTACATTCTGA
- a CDS encoding DUF3102 domain-containing protein, producing MTEQLTLYQQAQAVHQDLMIQEQVAAQSLTQIAIDLKEIRDRRLYAELGYSDFAEYCENATKTGKRQAYNLISLVEQYKIDDLSRLAYLGSTKLIALKSLGKEEREELIESGKAEELSVRELKEKIKELTDKNEQLRFEFTSVTDGDKDKDSRINSLQARLDNTGNAMRRTAEENEKLKLQIAELEKRPVEVAVAEPSAEDIAKIRAEVEAAARAEYDKKLADEKKKVQSIAHEEASGNSKEIFKIHLKNIQREFNEALELVSTATENERSSYIKAFRSILNACGDLIAKL from the coding sequence ATGACCGAACAGCTTACACTGTATCAGCAGGCTCAAGCGGTGCATCAGGATCTGATGATTCAGGAACAGGTTGCAGCTCAGTCTTTAACGCAGATCGCCATAGACCTTAAAGAAATCAGAGATAGGCGGCTGTATGCAGAACTCGGATATTCCGATTTTGCCGAATACTGCGAAAACGCCACAAAGACGGGAAAAAGACAGGCTTATAATCTCATATCACTTGTTGAACAGTACAAGATAGATGATCTTTCCAGACTTGCGTATCTCGGCAGTACCAAACTTATCGCTCTTAAATCTCTCGGCAAAGAGGAACGTGAGGAGCTTATAGAGAGCGGCAAAGCCGAAGAACTGTCAGTGAGAGAGCTTAAGGAAAAGATAAAGGAGCTTACCGATAAAAACGAACAATTACGCTTTGAGTTTACATCAGTAACTGACGGTGACAAGGATAAAGACAGCAGAATCAATTCGTTACAAGCACGGCTTGACAATACAGGAAATGCTATGCGGCGAACCGCAGAAGAAAATGAAAAGCTGAAGTTACAGATAGCTGAACTTGAAAAGCGTCCTGTTGAAGTGGCAGTTGCCGAACCCTCAGCGGAGGATATTGCAAAAATAAGAGCAGAAGTCGAAGCTGCCGCAAGAGCGGAATACGATAAAAAGCTTGCTGATGAAAAGAAAAAAGTGCAATCGATTGCACACGAAGAAGCAAGTGGCAACAGTAAAGAAATCTTCAAGATTCATCTGAAAAATATACAGCGTGAATTTAATGAAGCGTTAGAACTTGTAAGCACAGCAACAGAAAATGAACGCAGCAGTTATATAAAGGCTTTCCGTTCCATTCTGAATGCGTGCGGGGATTTGATAGCTAAATTATAA
- a CDS encoding PcfJ domain-containing protein, which translates to MTRKEAESYTDNFPPLTAELERVLRKTLPMKYLIIDNDGTAYCTACEEKLYPGEYDSSVKHRQTTFCTSCDETVTAIYNYHSFRGSVVECKSNVGVFLSDGKTDNLYIRFYMVTLFFNAREITPHIALNEVQRYLFTANQAFRYGPKYAWESKNGYYTKVVTGWGLRTKFGEPVFPNYSGYSFVNFPALKGTACAHSAISENFGSISYLKFWQAHKNVEALIKCGLYGSVKYNEDMIDWAETEPHKMLGVTKDVMRAIRKGQIGYRDYLRIKEEFPKITNLDRLIETNKHIGYSFGILDSLKKKLKTDKYEIAKYILKQNVNISDYSDYVRIMQSFNADFSDRQICFPKNLKAAHDRAEAMRQARELEEKAKKNAKLAEQLNTLKLKRKILEFSIGAYFIRQPDSTDEIVVEGQKLSHCVGGYAERHAKGALSIMFIRKKSEPDKPYYTMEVSADGKIVQVRGKRNIAPNKEVEDLIKGYKAYLEKIFSDKRRKTA; encoded by the coding sequence ATGACAAGAAAAGAAGCCGAAAGCTATACAGACAATTTTCCGCCGCTTACAGCAGAGCTTGAACGTGTGCTTAGAAAGACATTGCCGATGAAGTATCTTATTATAGATAATGACGGCACAGCATATTGCACGGCATGCGAAGAAAAGCTGTATCCCGGCGAGTATGACAGCTCAGTTAAACATAGGCAGACTACTTTCTGTACAAGCTGTGACGAAACTGTCACTGCGATATATAATTATCACAGTTTTCGCGGCTCGGTTGTTGAGTGCAAATCAAATGTCGGAGTGTTTTTGTCAGACGGCAAAACTGATAATCTGTACATCCGGTTCTATATGGTTACGTTGTTTTTTAATGCTCGTGAAATTACGCCGCATATTGCACTCAATGAGGTTCAGCGGTATTTGTTCACGGCAAATCAAGCGTTCCGTTATGGCCCTAAATACGCATGGGAGAGTAAAAACGGTTACTACACAAAGGTAGTGACAGGCTGGGGGCTGCGAACAAAATTTGGCGAGCCTGTATTCCCCAATTATAGCGGTTACAGCTTTGTTAATTTTCCTGCATTAAAAGGAACAGCTTGTGCTCATTCGGCAATAAGCGAGAACTTCGGAAGCATATCATATCTGAAATTCTGGCAGGCACACAAAAATGTTGAGGCACTAATTAAGTGTGGCTTATATGGCAGTGTTAAGTACAACGAAGACATGATCGACTGGGCCGAAACCGAACCGCACAAAATGCTTGGCGTAACAAAAGATGTTATGCGGGCAATCCGAAAAGGGCAAATCGGGTACAGAGACTATCTTAGAATAAAAGAAGAATTTCCTAAGATCACCAACCTTGACCGTCTTATTGAAACAAATAAACATATAGGATATTCATTTGGTATACTCGACAGTCTTAAGAAGAAACTCAAGACCGACAAATACGAAATTGCAAAGTACATTTTAAAGCAGAATGTAAATATCAGCGATTATTCAGATTATGTCCGTATAATGCAGAGCTTCAACGCCGATTTCAGCGACAGACAGATATGCTTTCCGAAAAATCTGAAAGCGGCTCACGACCGTGCAGAAGCTATGCGACAGGCACGGGAGCTTGAAGAAAAAGCAAAGAAAAACGCTAAACTGGCTGAACAGCTGAACACTTTGAAATTAAAGCGAAAGATACTTGAATTTTCGATTGGTGCTTACTTTATCCGTCAGCCCGACAGCACGGACGAAATAGTCGTCGAAGGTCAGAAGCTAAGCCATTGCGTCGGCGGCTACGCCGAAAGGCACGCAAAAGGCGCTCTGAGTATAATGTTCATCCGTAAAAAATCCGAGCCGGACAAGCCGTACTATACAATGGAAGTCTCAGCGGACGGAAAAATCGTACAGGTCAGAGGAAAAAGAAACATAGCACCTAATAAGGAAGTAGAAGATCTAATCAAAGGCTACAAGGCATATCTTGAAAAGATTTTCAGCGATAAAAGGAGGAAAACAGCATGA
- a CDS encoding helix-turn-helix domain-containing protein has protein sequence MASIKTQVRNWDFLPVMLSQEYLAGLMGITIPEVTRYCRLGKIPGAKKVGKYWFVEKSVLRNYMEGQA, from the coding sequence ATGGCAAGCATTAAGACGCAAGTACGCAACTGGGACTTCTTGCCCGTGATGCTGTCGCAGGAGTATCTTGCAGGGCTTATGGGTATCACGATACCCGAAGTCACAAGGTACTGCAGACTGGGCAAGATACCCGGCGCAAAGAAGGTAGGAAAGTACTGGTTCGTTGAAAAATCGGTGCTGAGAAATTACATGGAGGGACAAGCATGA
- a CDS encoding helix-turn-helix transcriptional regulator, whose protein sequence is MKEQLQQLRKSRGLTQDDLAEILGISLSSYQKYERDAISPSYETLCKIADFYHVTTDYLLGREPATDPFDMLQLPEDQKSVMERFASFPDDVRAIILDAIKELAEAAKKRQRLNTNAEATPVATAAQNGGVPKIVKMSNEKVNQLLNAEIKNNDYKTID, encoded by the coding sequence GTGAAAGAGCAGTTACAGCAGTTGCGAAAATCAAGAGGCTTGACGCAAGACGATTTAGCGGAAATACTCGGTATAAGTCTTAGTTCTTATCAAAAATACGAGCGAGATGCTATCAGTCCTTCGTATGAAACACTATGCAAAATCGCCGACTTTTACCATGTAACTACAGATTACTTGCTCGGCCGTGAGCCTGCAACTGACCCTTTTGATATGTTACAATTGCCCGAAGATCAGAAAAGCGTTATGGAACGATTTGCAAGCTTCCCCGACGATGTAAGAGCGATAATTCTCGATGCTATCAAAGAGCTTGCAGAGGCGGCGAAGAAGCGGCAACGACTAAATACTAACGCTGAGGCTACGCCGGTTGCCACTGCTGCTCAGAACGGCGGAGTGCCTAAAATTGTAAAAATGTCAAACGAAAAAGTAAATCAGTTGTTAAATGCAGAGATTAAAAATAACGATTACAAAACCATTGATTAA
- a CDS encoding ImmA/IrrE family metallo-endopeptidase — protein sequence MDYAKYKGLRDASWRCLIECETNALPISLGDICTKYKIGIVNDSAVNVLDGESGRIVRIGDKTRIIVNDDHTMQRRRFTIAHELGHFLLGHLGSDISFLSREIIEVKPEEEMQADMFAIRLLSPACVLWGLNLHTAEEIAEYCDISLQAASYRAERMAELYRRNRFLRSPVERTLYKQFEPFIKENTRH from the coding sequence ATGGATTATGCAAAATACAAAGGATTACGTGACGCAAGTTGGCGATGTCTGATTGAGTGTGAAACAAATGCATTGCCAATATCACTCGGAGACATTTGCACGAAGTACAAAATAGGTATCGTAAACGACAGCGCGGTAAATGTACTTGACGGCGAAAGTGGACGTATAGTGCGTATTGGCGATAAAACGCGCATCATCGTTAATGATGATCATACAATGCAACGCAGGCGGTTTACCATAGCCCACGAGCTCGGACACTTCTTGCTTGGACATCTCGGATCGGATATTTCATTTTTAAGCCGAGAAATAATCGAAGTAAAACCCGAAGAGGAAATGCAAGCGGATATGTTTGCAATTCGGCTTCTTTCTCCTGCGTGCGTTCTGTGGGGATTAAATTTGCACACTGCCGAAGAAATAGCCGAATATTGCGATATATCATTACAGGCGGCAAGCTACAGAGCTGAAAGGATGGCAGAATTATACCGGAGAAATCGCTTTTTACGTTCGCCTGTTGAAAGAACACTATATAAGCAGTTTGAGCCATTTATAAAAGAAAATACCCGCCACTAA
- a CDS encoding site-specific integrase, which translates to MARIKNKARDDGRLQSKVYIGTKNGKKQYKYVYATSTRELEQKVQELKTKLNKGLDLTADRDTFGYWGEKWLKLKKIEVSVKRYEAYSKRFENLEPIHDFNISKLKATDIQDIILDCADEPSEKTGKPYAKQTLIEIRNVAKQIIQLAIENRVLDYNCASAVKIPKTAEKSTRRALTEEEQSWITDTPHRAQTAAMIMMYAGLRRGELLALTWQDIDLDAHTIKVERSVSMIKGKPHIKEGGKTDAATRTVYIPGKLVNYLRNIAHSPLGLVCPTVKGSLMTETGFSRMWASYLNDLNIKYGDWADCMQTGGKCPSKYAPIEKPFLIPRITPHWLRHTFITLMYLAGVDVLTAKEQAGHADIKTTMAIYTHLDEKYKKKSINKLDEYLESIS; encoded by the coding sequence ATGGCACGGATAAAAAACAAAGCCCGTGATGACGGGCGCTTGCAGTCTAAGGTGTACATCGGCACCAAGAACGGCAAGAAACAGTATAAGTATGTGTACGCTACAAGCACGAGAGAGCTTGAGCAGAAAGTACAGGAGCTGAAAACAAAACTAAATAAAGGTCTTGACCTCACGGCCGACCGTGATACTTTCGGCTATTGGGGCGAGAAATGGTTGAAACTGAAAAAGATAGAAGTATCGGTTAAACGCTATGAAGCATACTCAAAGCGTTTTGAAAATCTTGAACCTATACACGATTTTAATATATCTAAGCTGAAAGCTACAGACATTCAGGATATTATACTTGACTGCGCCGATGAGCCGTCTGAAAAGACCGGAAAACCATACGCAAAACAAACACTGATTGAAATCCGAAATGTCGCAAAGCAGATCATACAGCTTGCGATTGAAAATCGCGTGCTTGACTATAACTGCGCATCTGCGGTAAAGATACCTAAGACGGCAGAAAAATCCACTCGTAGAGCTCTGACCGAAGAGGAACAGTCCTGGATAACTGATACTCCGCACAGAGCACAGACAGCCGCTATGATTATGATGTATGCAGGTCTGAGAAGGGGGGAGCTACTTGCTCTGACGTGGCAGGATATTGATCTTGATGCGCATACTATAAAGGTTGAACGCTCTGTGTCGATGATAAAAGGCAAGCCACACATAAAAGAAGGCGGCAAAACTGATGCGGCGACAAGAACAGTATATATCCCCGGTAAGCTTGTCAACTACCTTAGAAACATTGCACACAGTCCGCTCGGACTTGTGTGTCCCACAGTCAAAGGCTCTTTGATGACCGAAACGGGATTTAGCCGTATGTGGGCAAGCTATCTTAATGATTTAAACATCAAGTACGGTGACTGGGCAGACTGTATGCAGACAGGCGGAAAATGTCCGTCAAAGTATGCGCCGATAGAAAAGCCGTTCTTGATACCTCGTATTACTCCGCACTGGCTCAGGCACACTTTCATCACTTTGATGTACCTCGCAGGGGTAGACGTTTTGACGGCAAAAGAGCAAGCGGGACACGCTGATATAAAAACTACGATGGCTATATATACACACCTTGATGAAAAATACAAAAAGAAAAGTATCAACAAGCTGGACGAGTACCTTGAAAGTATAAGTTAA
- a CDS encoding stage II sporulation protein P, with amino-acid sequence MRGNKNKGIVKVLGIGLTAAVLSFTLTGVAENAVTGAVSGKSVSDGLRQLTALSVMLAVPVNEFDGRDEDAVSSEPCTEKPDNETKTEKQEQKAPANDNPSSSTQDISGETLVPVDAPADVKTRLISVNIRKDKDDLTQYTAKDGTVKEKHYGKIGGDNVIDLENGQIRNCTKLPSELIGAEAEKKPSVTLSDSNEPQVLIIHTHTTESYERDSDGYYDTDYDGRSLCPANSVVGVGAVLAQTLADNGISTLHDGTVFDDPVYNYSYSRSRERTEELLKEYPSIKIVLDIHRDGIADGDVRIAPVAEINGRKAAQIMIICGCDDGTDILPDYMDNLRFASYLQNAIEKDNKGITRPMLFDYRFYNQDLAEASLVIEFGALANDIEQVRYSAELAGRSIANLLKNYEQ; translated from the coding sequence ATGAGAGGTAATAAAAACAAAGGTATTGTAAAGGTTCTTGGCATTGGGCTTACGGCGGCGGTATTATCGTTTACCCTGACGGGCGTAGCTGAAAACGCCGTAACCGGAGCGGTAAGCGGCAAAAGCGTTTCAGACGGACTAAGACAGCTTACCGCACTGAGCGTTATGCTTGCTGTTCCTGTAAACGAATTTGACGGCAGGGATGAAGATGCGGTTTCATCCGAGCCTTGCACAGAGAAACCGGACAATGAAACAAAGACTGAAAAGCAGGAGCAGAAAGCGCCTGCGAACGATAATCCGTCAAGCAGTACGCAGGATATTTCCGGTGAAACGCTGGTGCCGGTCGACGCTCCCGCCGATGTAAAAACACGGCTGATTTCCGTCAACATAAGAAAGGACAAGGACGATCTTACGCAGTATACGGCAAAGGACGGTACGGTCAAGGAAAAGCACTACGGGAAGATAGGCGGCGACAATGTAATAGACCTCGAAAACGGTCAGATAAGAAACTGCACCAAGCTGCCGTCGGAGCTTATAGGTGCTGAGGCTGAGAAAAAGCCTTCTGTCACGCTGTCGGACAGCAACGAACCTCAGGTGCTTATAATACATACGCATACGACCGAAAGCTACGAACGTGACAGTGACGGATATTACGATACCGATTATGACGGCAGATCGCTTTGCCCTGCAAACAGTGTTGTGGGAGTAGGGGCGGTGCTTGCGCAGACGCTTGCTGATAACGGAATAAGTACGCTGCACGACGGAACGGTCTTTGACGATCCCGTTTACAACTACTCTTATTCAAGAAGCAGGGAACGAACAGAGGAACTGCTGAAAGAGTATCCGTCAATAAAAATAGTGCTGGACATTCACCGTGACGGAATAGCGGACGGAGATGTGAGAATAGCTCCCGTTGCAGAAATCAACGGCAGAAAAGCGGCGCAGATAATGATAATATGCGGATGTGACGACGGCACGGATATATTGCCGGATTATATGGATAACCTCCGCTTTGCGTCATATTTGCAAAATGCGATAGAAAAAGATAACAAAGGCATAACACGGCCTATGCTTTTCGATTATCGGTTTTATAATCAGGATCTGGCTGAGGCTTCACTGGTTATAGAATTCGGAGCGTTGGCAAACGATATTGAGCAGGTTCGATACTCAGCCGAGCTTGCAGGCAGGAGCATTGCAAATTTGCTGAAAAATTATGAACAATAA